The Drosophila yakuba strain Tai18E2 chromosome X, Prin_Dyak_Tai18E2_2.1, whole genome shotgun sequence DNA segment aaaaaaaaaattgtatagtTAAAAATTAGATAATAGCTATCtcaaaacaacacaaaattgGGCTATTGGTATTGTTGCTTGTTTTGGCTGGTGTAAATTGTAGtttgattgttgttgctccgATTCAGTTACTTGGGTTACGGCCTCTAACTATGGGAATTGGTCATACGGGGGCTTTGGTTACGGGAatggatatatattttctgtttacGCTACGTTTACGATCTCTACGAAATGCATCCTTCGGTTTTGATTGCttggttgtggttgtggctATGAGTTAGGACTTTGATTTGGGTTCGGATTGGCtggtttatgtttatgtttatgttctTGTTATGTAGTGCAGTGTCCCATCCATGTATAACAGCTTGTCTCTCATACACGCTCAAACGTTATAACGTAACACTTAACGTTAACGAtcgattaaaaaaaattaacatttcagCACCGTTATTTCATATCTAgttagttttgttttcatttcaagGCAAACACATTACAATAGTTTCTTTAACACTATCTCTCGCTCTTGCATTTGCTGTAGCGTTCCTATCCACACTCTCCATCATTTGCTCTCTTCTCTTCTCCTTCGGCTGCATCTGCACTAAGTATAATTCAACAATTCTTCATGTAACTCTTTTCATCGCATAATAAGGGACTGGTTTTCGTATCCATTCATTCATACAAACAACGTTTCAGGCATcgaaaaaaactattttacaacTGTACTGTACAGTAAACATTGCTCTCGCTGgcgtttttttgtttcgtatCCACATCCCTTTTACCTATCAATATAGTCCCAATATACACACTGATCCGTCAGTATAGCTCTTAACGATATTGTATACATAGATAGTTGTTTCTTTTTGGTGGTTTGGGTTTTCGGTTGAGGTCTGTTATACTATGTATAACGCTAGGGGGCGCCAACAGTTGCATCAACTGTTGCACATTGTACACATAACTTTATCAACTGTTATACATTTTCATGACCCAAAGATGAGAGCTTGTTTTGAAACTTTCTTCACCTTTGATGTTGCGGATGTCGGCTCAAAATAggtatgtttttgtgttttttgacgcttttgttgttttccatGTCTGTATCGtgtggatttttttttggatatttcTTGGTTATACTTTTTGCTTGTGTACAATTCTCGGTAGTTGTAGGATCAACTAATggttgtccttttttttttaaattgattctCAATCTCATTCTCTTGCGCTTTGCTCACTTCTCTTCTATTCATTTCACTTAAATATATGCTTACTAAaactttgttaaaaaaaaataattaaaaataaacgttttatagttaaatatatttaaaaaaaatataacgcATACACTACTAAACTTTCCTTCTTTATCCATTAATTTCCTTTCTTGCAATCAAATTTTGTGTGTTAGTTTTAGGGGGTTTTCTCTTTAGTTACTTTGACTCtttgtgttgctgttgttgttgttgaatCTATGGATTACTTGTAAAAATGATgaatattttaagttttacTGCTACTGCCTTGAAAACGATAACTGTTTGGGCGGTGCCGAATCCTCAGCTGACGCAAAAGTTTACAACTAGCTGAACAACAACACAAAGTTTAGATTGGGGCGGGGTGTTGTGTTTAGTGGTTTCTGTGAACGATAGCGCTGCTTtctatttaacattttctctTTATTTCTTAGTATGCAAATGAAGGATGTTATGGTAATTCTTGCTGTGTGACTGCTGTTGATGTTCTTCTTGTTAaagttgaaattgaaatacacTGCTATGAACTAGTAGAGCTTCTTCACGCAGCTCACTTTTTGATGTGGTGGTTCccctatatttatatatgtgtacaattttatttatgttactGCTCCAGGTTGTTTGCTTACTTTTGCCGTCGCCTGTGCCAGCACAAAGGTGGCGCCTACGGTTAGCTTGTAGCTATAGGGTtgtaaattgttaaattgtgGGTGGTTTTGGGTCTTGGGGTATTGAAACTTATGGGTGTGCTGTGGAGGTAGTATCAACAGTAGAAAACCCTGCCTTGGCTATTGTTGgcgctgtcgctgctgctgctgttgctggttgctgttgattttgctgctaccgttgctgttgctgttgctgttgctactgttgcttttgctgctgctgctgcggcgccGGCTCTCCTTTGACGGTGATTCCTCCTTACTGCTGTGAGCTCgcaagctgctgctgctgctgagctgCGGCCGCAGTTGCATTGCCAGGTGGCGGCGGtgatggctgctgctgcagctggtgTGTGGTCGCTGCCGTCGAcgcctgctgctgatggtgtgCAGGCGGCGTCGACGATGACGACGCCGACGACACAGACTGATGATGCAATTGCGGCGGCAGTGCCTGTTGTTGGGATGGCgactgtggctgctgctgctgggacCCGCTGCTCGCGGCTCCGGCTAGgctctgttgctgttgttgcaatTGTTCTTTGGCAGCTTTCTGTTTTTTGGTTATTGGCGGCGGATTTGTCGAAAGCATCATGGCTCGAATGCGTCGCTGGGCAGACTGAAATAAGCGTAATCGCGGCGTTAGCTTGTATGTACATGCAGCCGTCCGCATTTCGACACTTACCTGTACGCTGTAGAATGGTCCGATGATGTGCACTGGTGTCTCCTCATCTCCGCCGGACGGCGGTGCAAGGGCATGTTCCGGCAACTTGATCACACTGCCCGTCACGCGCTGCAATTCACGCACATTTTGGCCACCCTTGCCAATGATACGGCCCACCTAGATTcgcaataaaacaaattagcaTTACTCAAGGCATTTTGATGGTTCAAAGATTCCTTTCACCATTAgttataaactaaaaaatcgCTATCTTATGAGCAATTTACCTGAGAGCTGGCCACAAGCAACTCAACCGTGAGGCGCACATCGTCCGTGCCACACATAAATCCCTCTTCGCGCATCTTCTCGAAGATCATGTACTGCGCCTTCCACTGACCCTCCGGTGTGCCAACAATCGTCACCTTGCGCTCCGTTTGTTGGTCCAGCGGCTTGTCGGCGTCGAGGGGAGCTATTTTGAGGGATGCGTTCGAGAAGCGCATAATGCTCCGGATATGCGAGCCCTTGGTGCCGATAATGGCGCCGACAGCGTTATTCGGTATATAGAGATAGGTGGTCTCCTGCAGGTCATTGGGAAAGACCGGTGGCACCACGCTAGCCGGGGTCTTGGACATGGCAAAGCTTTGACACGAGGGGAACGGCATGCTCGTATTGAAGACCATGCCGTTGCCCGGTGTCGACATCATTGCCATCGGATGGAGACCGGGAAACATGAGGCTCTGCGGTGCCATTGCCTGCAGATCGTTCTCGTAGCTCTGGCGCAGTTTGGTGCTAATCTGGTTCTCAGCACGCGACATGTTCTCAATTAATCCCTT contains these protein-coding regions:
- the LOC6526046 gene encoding insulin-like growth factor 2 mRNA-binding protein 1 isoform X7, whose amino-acid sequence is MHSNNNSSRLNNNINHNNFYQQKQSFIRYLDRAAVGLNGVEFEGSKLHAEQLDKNQRRSQRNQRNPYPGMPGPGRQADFPLRILVQSEMVGAIIGRQGSTIRTITQQSRARVDVHRKENVGSLEKSITIYGNPENCTNACKRILEVMQQEALSTNKGEICLKILAHNNLIGRIIGKSGNTIKRIMQDTDTKITVSSINDINSFNLERIITVKGLIENMSRAENQISTKLRQSYENDLQAMAPQSLMFPGLHPMAMMSTPGNGMVFNTSMPFPSCQSFAMSKTPASVVPPVFPNDLQETTYLYIPNNAVGAIIGTKGSHIRSIMRFSNASLKIAPLDADKPLDQQTERKVTIVGTPEGQWKAQYMIFEKMREEGFMCGTDDVRLTVELLVASSQVGRIIGKGGQNVRELQRVTGSVIKLPEHALAPPSGGDEETPVHIIGPFYSVQSAQRRIRAMMLSTNPPPITKKQKAAKEQLQQQQQSLAGAASSGSQQQQPQSPSQQQALPPQLHHQSVSSASSSSTPPAHHQQQASTAATTHQLQQQPSPPPPGNATAAAAQQQQQLASSQQ
- the LOC6526046 gene encoding insulin-like growth factor 2 mRNA-binding protein 1 isoform X4, with protein sequence MASELDQFADLELSKEDREQIFDPPLDRQQLEGAGTSRAAVGLNGVEFEGSKLHAEQLDKNQRRSQRNQRNPYPGMPGPGRQADFPLRILVQSEMVGAIIGRQGSTIRTITQQSRARVDVHRKENVGSLEKSITIYGNPENCTNACKRILEVMQQEALSTNKGELTPDCSEICLKILAHNNLIGRIIGKSGNTIKRIMQDTDTKITVSSINDINSFNLERIITVKGLIENMSRAENQISTKLRQSYENDLQAMAPQSLMFPGLHPMAMMSTPGNGMVFNTSMPFPSCQSFAMSKTPASVVPPVFPNDLQETTYLYIPNNAVGAIIGTKGSHIRSIMRFSNASLKIAPLDADKPLDQQTERKVTIVGTPEGQWKAQYMIFEKMREEGFMCGTDDVRLTVELLVASSQVGRIIGKGGQNVRELQRVTGSVIKLPEHALAPPSGGDEETPVHIIGPFYSVQSAQRRIRAMMLSTNPPPITKKQKAAKEQLQQQQQSLAGAASSGSQQQQPQSPSQQQALPPQLHHQSVSSASSSSTPPAHHQQQASTAATTHQLQQQPSPPPPGNATAAAAQQQQQLASSQQ
- the LOC6526046 gene encoding insulin-like growth factor 2 mRNA-binding protein 1 isoform X5, whose protein sequence is MHSNNNSSRLNNNINHNNFYQQKQSFIRYLDRAAVGLNGVEFEGSKLHAEQLDKNQRRSQRNQRNPYPGMPGPGRQADFPLRILVQSEMVGAIIGRQGSTIRTITQQSRARVDVHRKENVGSLEKSITIYGNPENCTNACKRILEVMQQEALSTNKGELTPDCSEICLKILAHNNLIGRIIGKSGNTIKRIMQDTDTKITVSSINDINSFNLERIITVKGLIENMSRAENQISTKLRQSYENDLQAMAPQSLMFPGLHPMAMMSTPGNGMVFNTSMPFPSCQSFAMSKTPASVVPPVFPNDLQETTYLYIPNNAVGAIIGTKGSHIRSIMRFSNASLKIAPLDADKPLDQQTERKVTIVGTPEGQWKAQYMIFEKMREEGFMCGTDDVRLTVELLVASSQVGRIIGKGGQNVRELQRVTGSVIKLPEHALAPPSGGDEETPVHIIGPFYSVQSAQRRIRAMMLSTNPPPITKKQKAAKEQLQQQQQSLAGAASSGSQQQQPQSPSQQQALPPQLHHQSVSSASSSSTPPAHHQQQASTAATTHQLQQQPSPPPPGNATAAAAQQQQQLASSQQ
- the LOC6526046 gene encoding insulin-like growth factor 2 mRNA-binding protein 1 isoform X3, whose protein sequence is MASELDQFADLELSKEDREQIFDPPLDRQQLEGAGTSSVTTSKILISGIPMQTRFEDIEPLLKPYGIVKQCEAISSKDQNTQTVHITFENPEQAQRAAVGLNGVEFEGSKLHAEQLDKNQRRSQRNQRNPYPGMPGPGRQADFPLRILVQSEMVGAIIGRQGSTIRTITQQSRARVDVHRKENVGSLEKSITIYGNPENCTNACKRILEVMQQEALSTNKGEICLKILAHNNLIGRIIGKSGNTIKRIMQDTDTKITVSSINDINSFNLERIITVKGLIENMSRAENQISTKLRQSYENDLQAMAPQSLMFPGLHPMAMMSTPGNGMVFNTSMPFPSCQSFAMSKTPASVVPPVFPNDLQETTYLYIPNNAVGAIIGTKGSHIRSIMRFSNASLKIAPLDADKPLDQQTERKVTIVGTPEGQWKAQYMIFEKMREEGFMCGTDDVRLTVELLVASSQVGRIIGKGGQNVRELQRVTGSVIKLPEHALAPPSGGDEETPVHIIGPFYSVQSAQRRIRAMMLSTNPPPITKKQKAAKEQLQQQQQSLAGAASSGSQQQQPQSPSQQQALPPQLHHQSVSSASSSSTPPAHHQQQASTAATTHQLQQQPSPPPPGNATAAAAQQQQQLASSQQ
- the LOC6526046 gene encoding insulin-like growth factor 2 mRNA-binding protein 1 isoform X2 → MHSNNNSSRLNNNINHNNFYQQKQSFIRYLDRVTTSKILISGIPMQTRFEDIEPLLKPYGIVKQCEAISSKDQNTQTVHITFENPEQAQRAAVGLNGVEFEGSKLHAEQLDKNQRRSQRNQRNPYPGMPGPGRQADFPLRILVQSEMVGAIIGRQGSTIRTITQQSRARVDVHRKENVGSLEKSITIYGNPENCTNACKRILEVMQQEALSTNKGELTPDCSEICLKILAHNNLIGRIIGKSGNTIKRIMQDTDTKITVSSINDINSFNLERIITVKGLIENMSRAENQISTKLRQSYENDLQAMAPQSLMFPGLHPMAMMSTPGNGMVFNTSMPFPSCQSFAMSKTPASVVPPVFPNDLQETTYLYIPNNAVGAIIGTKGSHIRSIMRFSNASLKIAPLDADKPLDQQTERKVTIVGTPEGQWKAQYMIFEKMREEGFMCGTDDVRLTVELLVASSQVGRIIGKGGQNVRELQRVTGSVIKLPEHALAPPSGGDEETPVHIIGPFYSVQSAQRRIRAMMLSTNPPPITKKQKAAKEQLQQQQQSLAGAASSGSQQQQPQSPSQQQALPPQLHHQSVSSASSSSTPPAHHQQQASTAATTHQLQQQPSPPPPGNATAAAAQQQQQLASSQQ
- the LOC6526046 gene encoding insulin-like growth factor 2 mRNA-binding protein 1 isoform X1 — protein: MASELDQFADLELSKEDREQIFDPPLDRQQLEGAGTSSVTTSKILISGIPMQTRFEDIEPLLKPYGIVKQCEAISSKDQNTQTVHITFENPEQAQRAAVGLNGVEFEGSKLHAEQLDKNQRRSQRNQRNPYPGMPGPGRQADFPLRILVQSEMVGAIIGRQGSTIRTITQQSRARVDVHRKENVGSLEKSITIYGNPENCTNACKRILEVMQQEALSTNKGELTPDCSEICLKILAHNNLIGRIIGKSGNTIKRIMQDTDTKITVSSINDINSFNLERIITVKGLIENMSRAENQISTKLRQSYENDLQAMAPQSLMFPGLHPMAMMSTPGNGMVFNTSMPFPSCQSFAMSKTPASVVPPVFPNDLQETTYLYIPNNAVGAIIGTKGSHIRSIMRFSNASLKIAPLDADKPLDQQTERKVTIVGTPEGQWKAQYMIFEKMREEGFMCGTDDVRLTVELLVASSQVGRIIGKGGQNVRELQRVTGSVIKLPEHALAPPSGGDEETPVHIIGPFYSVQSAQRRIRAMMLSTNPPPITKKQKAAKEQLQQQQQSLAGAASSGSQQQQPQSPSQQQALPPQLHHQSVSSASSSSTPPAHHQQQASTAATTHQLQQQPSPPPPGNATAAAAQQQQQLASSQQ
- the LOC6526046 gene encoding insulin-like growth factor 2 mRNA-binding protein 1 isoform X6 encodes the protein MASELDQFADLELSKEDREQIFDPPLDRQQLEGAGTSRAAVGLNGVEFEGSKLHAEQLDKNQRRSQRNQRNPYPGMPGPGRQADFPLRILVQSEMVGAIIGRQGSTIRTITQQSRARVDVHRKENVGSLEKSITIYGNPENCTNACKRILEVMQQEALSTNKGEICLKILAHNNLIGRIIGKSGNTIKRIMQDTDTKITVSSINDINSFNLERIITVKGLIENMSRAENQISTKLRQSYENDLQAMAPQSLMFPGLHPMAMMSTPGNGMVFNTSMPFPSCQSFAMSKTPASVVPPVFPNDLQETTYLYIPNNAVGAIIGTKGSHIRSIMRFSNASLKIAPLDADKPLDQQTERKVTIVGTPEGQWKAQYMIFEKMREEGFMCGTDDVRLTVELLVASSQVGRIIGKGGQNVRELQRVTGSVIKLPEHALAPPSGGDEETPVHIIGPFYSVQSAQRRIRAMMLSTNPPPITKKQKAAKEQLQQQQQSLAGAASSGSQQQQPQSPSQQQALPPQLHHQSVSSASSSSTPPAHHQQQASTAATTHQLQQQPSPPPPGNATAAAAQQQQQLASSQQ